In one window of Deltaproteobacteria bacterium DNA:
- the mraZ gene encoding division/cell wall cluster transcriptional repressor MraZ, which produces MFKGNFQHTIDPKGRMSVPTRFRDLIPDDGHGKQLVITWGMTGECLWAYPQEDWEEIEEQIRRTKSSPQKDAFVRNFIGNAHECTLDKMGRILIPPTLREKAGLKKHIVAVGALQKFEIWDQERYKAFEQGEVPQTLAQEFYESEEIRI; this is translated from the coding sequence ATGTTCAAAGGCAATTTTCAACACACGATTGATCCCAAGGGCCGGATGTCCGTCCCGACGCGGTTCAGGGATTTGATCCCGGATGATGGACACGGGAAACAGCTCGTTATCACCTGGGGGATGACCGGCGAGTGTCTCTGGGCTTATCCTCAGGAGGACTGGGAGGAGATCGAGGAACAGATCAGGCGCACGAAATCCAGCCCTCAGAAAGACGCCTTTGTTCGTAACTTCATCGGGAACGCTCATGAATGCACCCTGGACAAGATGGGTCGTATCTTAATTCCGCCGACATTGCGTGAAAAAGCTGGTTTAAAAAAACATATCGTGGCCGTGGGCGCGTTGCAGAAGTTTGAGATCTGGGACCAGGAACGTTATAAAGCCTTTGAGCAGGGCGAGGTTCCGCAAACCCTGGCCCAGGAGTTTTATGAGTCTGAAGAGATCAGGATATG
- the mltG gene encoding endolytic transglycosylase MltG: MRRFLLWAGIISLIILLATSGLAWYQVNLLLSPVSSNKKQVLVTIPKGATPGEMGRLLEEAKVIRSAKAFRYLVAWKKAGPRLRAGEHLLDPSFNTSEIIESLIKGRLKMHRLTLAEGLTMAQIAVMVSRAGLAGEDKLFSLFNNTEFIASLGLDVQSLEGYLFPETYYFTAGASASDIIRAMVDRFWEVWSRYEAQAQTTGMTRHEIVTLASIVEKETGDGSERPLIAAVFLNRLKKGMRLQSDPTVIYGLKDFDGNLTRRHLEAYTPYNTYQIKALPPGPIANPGEASLKAVLEPANVNYFYFVSKNDGTHHFSTTLTEHNRAVNLYQRRYRRQ; encoded by the coding sequence GATCATACTGCTGGCAACATCCGGTCTGGCGTGGTACCAGGTGAATCTCCTCCTGTCCCCGGTTTCGAGCAACAAGAAGCAGGTGCTTGTGACTATCCCCAAAGGGGCAACGCCAGGCGAGATGGGGAGGCTGCTGGAGGAGGCGAAGGTGATTCGCTCGGCCAAGGCCTTCCGTTACCTGGTGGCCTGGAAAAAGGCGGGCCCCAGACTTCGGGCTGGTGAGCATCTGCTTGATCCCAGTTTTAACACCTCGGAAATCATAGAAAGCCTGATCAAAGGCCGGTTGAAGATGCACCGGCTGACCCTGGCTGAAGGCCTGACCATGGCTCAAATTGCAGTGATGGTCTCCAGGGCCGGGTTGGCCGGGGAGGACAAGCTGTTCAGCCTGTTCAACAACACTGAATTCATCGCCTCCTTGGGGCTCGATGTCCAAAGCCTGGAAGGTTACCTTTTCCCTGAGACCTACTATTTTACTGCCGGAGCTTCTGCCTCAGATATCATCCGGGCCATGGTAGACAGATTTTGGGAGGTCTGGAGCCGCTATGAAGCCCAGGCGCAAACTACGGGCATGACCCGGCATGAGATCGTTACTCTGGCTTCTATCGTGGAGAAAGAAACCGGAGATGGGTCTGAAAGGCCCCTCATTGCAGCCGTATTCCTCAACCGCCTCAAGAAGGGCATGCGGTTGCAAAGCGACCCGACCGTAATTTATGGTCTCAAGGATTTTGATGGAAACCTGACGCGCAGACACCTCGAAGCCTATACCCCTTATAACACCTACCAGATCAAGGCCTTGCCTCCCGGGCCTATTGCGAACCCCGGCGAGGCCAGTCTCAAGGCCGTCCTGGAACCGGCTAATGTCAATTACTTCTATTTTGTCTCGAAAAATGATGGGACACACCATTTTTCTACTACTTTGACTGAGCATAACCGGGCGGTAAATCTTTATCAGCGACGTTATCGCCGCCAGTAA